The genomic segment AGCTTTACTCTTCTGATCCAAGAGAGTAGAGAAAAAATATATCGCATGGCTTTTACTTATGTACGAAACAAGGAAGACGCGTTGGAAATTGTGCAGGAGACCGTATACCGTGCCTTTATCTCCGTACACAAATTGAAGCAGCCGCAATATTTTCAAACATGGCTGACCAAAATCGCCGTCAACTGCTCCTTGGATCACATACGCAAAGCAAAAAAAGTCGTTTATATGGATAAAGAACATGAAGGCAGCTACGAGCAGAAACCGCGGGAAGATGCCATCGACTTGCATGATGCCTTGGACCAACTCGATGAAAAATCCAGAACGGTTATTATGCTGAGATATTTCGAAGACATGCCCATCAAGGACATTGCCGATGTGCTAGACATACCCCTCAGTTCCGTAAAGTCGATCATTTACCGTGGACTGGAGAAATTGAAAGTGAACATTGGGGAGCGTGAATCTCTTGGATAAAAAGCTGGACGATTACAGACAAGCCTATCACGATATTGAAATTCCCGAAGAGTTGGCGACAGTCACCGAGCAAGCCATCGAACGTGGGAAGCTTCATCGTAAACGTGCGAAAGCAAGAATGCGTTGGTTAAAGCACGCTGGCGTAAGCACAGCCGCTGTCTTTGTTCTTTTTACCGTCAGCGTAAACACGATGCCCGCCTTTGCAAGTGCTTTGGAAAACGTTCCTGGTCTGGGCAAGCTGGTGAAAATTTTGCAATTCAATAAAGGCAGTGCAGGCGGCGGTACTCCTCAGGATGCCGTAGATGTCAGCTTCATTACGGTACAGAAGCAAGGAGACCGTGAAAACATCATCTTGAACTTTACCCAGGATAATGAGGTACAGCAGAACGCCAGCTCCTTCCACGTGAGTTTTACGGAATATCCGAATACGATGTCGTTTGCTGTTGGTGGTGCGAGAAGATTTTCGGCTGTCAAAGATTTCGAGACATTGAAGCAAAGCCCGTATATCGAAGATGCTTATGAGATCATTTCGTTGGACGATTCTCTCGTGCGGTTTCATGTGACCTTTAAGGAAGCGATTGCTTATGAGGTGAAAGAGTATAAGGAACCGGCGCAGGTTCTGATTACGATTTCTCCAAAAGAAGTGTCGCCAGAAAAGCAGCAGCCTGTGTACTCGGTGCGCACTGCTTCTGTGCCGTATGGAGAGACGCTCGGGGCTATGGAGGAATCTCTCTTGGTCGCGGACCATATGCGGGTTTTGAAGGACAAGCAAGGTGGATACTTTGTCGAAGCCGCGTATTATCGGACGGAAGCGGAGGCTCAGGAGAAAATGAAGCAGTTGAAGGATGAGTTTGGGGTGGTAGAGCCGTTGTTTGTGGAGAAGAGAGAGTATTTGGAGGTGCCTGAGGAGATTGTGGCGAGGTAGGGTTCCCCTCCCCTTCCCCTCCGATCAATCGTCAGATTATTCTGGGAGGATAGAAAAGCTGTGAACATGATAGGAAAGTTCCTACAGACTCTATATAATAAGCTCTCAAGAGCGCTCTTTTCTGTTTTTTAGTTTGAATCGGGCTTTATTGGCTTGATGGAACGAAAATCGAAATGCTGTTCGTTGCTCCTGAATACCACGGAAAAGGGGTTGGCAGCAGATTACTTAAACATGCGGAACGCAAGTATGGCCCTAATCTGAAAGTAGATGTCAACGAACAAAACGAAGGGGCTCACGCTTTCTACAAACGATATGGATTTGTGCAAACAGGACGATCTGAACTGGATGGTTCGGGAAGGCCGTTTCCTTTGCTTCATTTAGAATTACAACGTTAATTTTTCATTTTTCAAAAAACAAGACTGTCTCCTGTAGTAGAATTCTCTACTTACGAGACAGTCTTGCTCTACTTATTTGCCTGAAAAACTACCAAGGGCATTCACACAAAGGGCCATTTCTTACGCATCCTTTTTGGCATCCTGCAAACGCACTTGCTCCGAGTTTTTGGAGTAATTTTTTGAACATGTCTATCACCTCAATCTTTCCATAAAATGTATTTACAGGAATATAATACAATACTTATATAGAAATTGAAAGTGTTTTCTGAAATTTCAAGAAGTAATATTTTTGTCGCTTCTTCTACTATTCTCTTCTGCTGCTTCCATTTTGTTAATGAACGTCCCGAGTACCTTTAATACTTGAAACAAGACGACCAAAATCGCGATGACCGTCACCCATAATACTCCGAACCCAATCATCCAACCTGTAGACATGTTCATCCCTGCCTTTTTCGCAAAATATGTTTGAACGTACTGATTTCTCCACTAATAGCCATGAGCAGTGAGATGCACACACTCGAAAAGAAGATAGCGATTACCCAATTGGCGATTTCGAAACGGCCAGACTCTAGATAATGGTCAACACTCGCCCAGCTCCCGCTCCATTGCCCCACATAAACGGCAAGACTGATGAATACGAGGTTACGCAAAACAAGCTTCCATGATAAAAAATGGTTTCCCGCCATTCCGCCGCATCCGCATGAAATCTTCTTTCTGCCTCTTGCTAGATTGATACTGATTGCAAGTGTGTAAGCCCCTAGCAACAAAATCGCCAGAGACAGTCCCAGCGTTGTAAAAAAACCAAGTAGCAAGAAAATCGCTACGGTGGCTTGCAACCCCAGATCCAAATACGTAAAGCTTTTTGACCACGAATAAGGTATGATCTGGTAGGCTCGCACAATGGACAAATGCGTGCTAATATCGCTTATTTTTGAGACAAACGTGCTGAGAAATAAAAAGGCGAGAACCAGCCGAAACAGCAAACCAAGCTCTTCCATGACACCCCTCCTTCATTACGCAAACCATTTCGCCTGCATGCGGTACATGCGCGAATATTCTCCGTTGGCATCCATTAGCTCATCATGATGCCCCACTTCGATCAGCTGACCTTGCTTCATGACAAAAATCCGATCCGCCATTCGTGCCGCAGCCATCCGATGGGAAATAAAAATCGCCGTTTTGTTCTGTGTGAGAGCATCAAACTGCTGAAATACTTCCAGCTCTGCCTGCGGATCAAGTGCCGCCGTAGGCTCGTCCAGAATAAAAATCTCTCCTCTTCTGTACAAAGCCCGAGCCAACGCGATCTTTTGCCACTGTCCGCCTGAAAGGTCTTCGCCATCCTGCAGCGTCCGACCCAAAATCGTATCGTATCCGCTGGGGAGTTTGCGAATAAAGGTATCTGCACCGGTTTCAACCGCTACTTGCCTCATCTGTGCGGGATTGATCTCCTGAGTTACTCTTCCAATGGTGATGTTCTCTCCAGCAGTGAAATTGTACCGAATGAAGTCTTGGAAAATGACCGTGATATTTCGTTGCAGGTCGGAAATATCGAGCTCATGTATCGTCTGATTGTCGAACAAAATATTCCCGGAATGGATCGGATAAAGCCCCATTAAGCATTTGACGAGCGTCGTTTTTCCAGAGCCATTATCGCCAACAATCGCAATACGCTCCCCCGGCTTGATTGTAAAGGAAACTTCATTGATCACATTGCGCTCCATTTTGGGATAGCAAAACGAAACCCGATCAAACGTAATACCAGATTGCAGCTTATTGGGAAACTCCGCTTTGCCAGTGAGCTGCGGAATCGTCTTATCCTCGTATTCCAGAAAGTCAAACAGATCAGCGATGTACAAGCATCTGTTGACGATATGTGCGAGGTTAAAGGTCATTAATGAAAGGAGCTGCTGTGTATTCTGTACCGCTTGGGCAATGGCTACAAAATCCCCTACCTTCAGGGCGCTTGCACGAAGCAGCGATACGACCAATCCCAAGCAGCCAATATACATCGAGGAGGTAAATATCCCTGAGAGAATCAATGCTTTTTCCCTGCGGTGGAGTAGACGAAGTACTTCTTTCATATTTTTCAAATACAGGCGAGACCATCTGCCTAGCAAAAAGTCCTTGAGCTGAAACAGTCGGACCTCTTTGGAGCTGTCGCGCTCATTCAGGATCGAGCTAATGTAGGAGGCTTCGCGAATCTCTGGCGTCTGCAGCCTTGCGAGAAAGTATTCCGACATACCAAATTTGATTTGGACAATTAACAGCGGGATCACGGCCAGCAAGCTCATCACAGCTAATCCCCAGTGAATGCTAAGCAAAAACACCGCGTAGGAAATCAGAGTAATCAGATTTTTCCCCAGATCCAATACCCTTTCCACAGGGTCTAGAAAGCGTTCCCCCATTGCCTCTGCCCGGATGCGGTGGTGATGATTGTAAAATTCCGGATCATCGAAATAAGAGAGCGGAACAGATGCTGCTTTCTTTGCTACCAAATGCTCCAAATGATATTCCAGTCGTTGCTCCGTATGGGCATCGAGAACACGCAAGACCGTTTCCAACGCATTCGTCACCAGCGTCACGGAAAACAATCCTGCGAGCAGCCAAAGCAATGGCTGATAATCATCCGTCTGATCCAGTGCAATGGCCGTAACCTCGTTCACCATTTCTTTCATAATCCAGATCGTAGCCAACGGGGAAAATGCCAGGATAATTCTGAGAGCGATGGAACAAATGAGCCATAGCTTGCCATGTGCCCAAATCAATCGGACTGTTTTTGTAAAATAGGAACGCGTCATACTGCCTCACCTGCTAGCGCCAGGAGCTTCTTTTTGGTTTCCACGGCGGTTATTGGCTTGGCACGAATGACGTCCTGCTCATCGATCACAAAAACGCTGGGGAAATGATTGATCTTGTATGCTTCCAGCATGGGTTCGTTGCCGATCAAGACAGGGATGCCGGATATGTTGTTTTCTTGCAGCCATTGGGAAGTCGATATCTGTTCGGATTCTGTCGAGATGATAACGGATGCATCTGTGAGTACCCTTCCCTCGGACAATAGTTCGTGCACATGATTGGCACAGTGCCCGCAGCCTGTATGCGTGAAGTTTACGATGAGTGGGCGAGGGAGATGATTTAGTTGTTGCTCTTGACCGTTTAACGTAAGGAAAGGCAGTGATTGCAGTTTGGTGCCGATTGCTGGTCCTGTTTCCGGGATGAAAGGGTGGAAGTGATGGACCTGTCTCTGGGTTTGTTTTAATAGGGTGAGAATTTTTGCCAATATAAAGGCAAAGATAAGCAGAAAGATCATGTTTATGGCTATGAGCAAATCTATCGATCTCCTTCCGTGCGACTCGAGATAATACGAGAGGCGTAACATATTTTTACAGAGAAAATACCATAATATTCTATTTTTGTCATTGTTTTATGTTTCAAATAAGTCTGCTGGTAGAAAAATTTTGGTAAAGAAAAAGAAACCCCAAACAAGTATTTTACTACTCGCTTGAGGTATAACTCTTTTTTGCATACATAATCGCTATTCCTGTTTGTACGTATATTTTTCTGGGTTCTTTGCATAGTCGACAGATCATACACAATCATTTGTTTCAAAAGACACTCTCACTTTTCCAGTTGCGTTAATACCTAGTTGACAATAGCCACTTGGCCAGTCTAATGCTCCACCTAGATGATATCGATATTCTTCATAATCCAAAGACTCTCCCCAGCTTTTCGTTAATCTTACATTCATTCCATCATTGGTTTTAATAAAGTCATTTTCGTTAGGCTTGTAAACAGAAACTTCTAATAGACAAGAGGTCACACCCTCAAAGCTGATAGTCGAAAAACCAGCTACAAAGTCATACTCATTTTTTGGTGTTCCGCTTAATGAAAGCCCCCACACTTCTGTAAGGAACGTTTTCTTTTCTATCTATCGTGATTTATCCCCTCATCTGCCCAGCAATCGTCAAATGCGCCTCACCTGCTACGCGAATAACAGGCTCTTCACCAGAGCGATCGACCGTTACATACAGCTTTCCTGGCCGATCAATCGCATGCCCTTGCCCTACGACGAGTTGAGTCACTTTTCCAGCAGGCAGCAACTCTTCCAACGCCAGATAGCCTGCCAATGCCCCGTTTGCAGCACCTGTTACGGGATCTTCCGCAATTCCGATCGCAGGCGCAAAATCCCTCGTATACAAGTCATAGCCTTCCGGAGCATCCCACGTAAACAAATGGGTTGTGGTGATGCCATGCTCCCTGTTCATTTCTGCGAGCGTTGAGAGCAATGGCTGCGCTGCATCGATCGCCTGTCGGGTGCGGACTGGAACGAGTAGATGCCTATTGCCAGTGGAAGCAAGCTTCAACGGATAGCGATCGTCCAAATCAGCCGGTGTTATGCCAACCAGCCTCGCTACCTCTTCTCTGTCTAAATCAATCTCGTTCACAGAAGGTTTTATTTGGGTCATTTCCACTCGCTGTAACTGCCCTTCCTCCATTATCAATTGAACAGGAATCAAACCGACGTTTGTCTCAAACACGATACGGCTACCCTTTTCCAACCATCCGCGTTCTGTTGCCAATAGCCAAGCAGAACCCACTGTCGCATGGCCGCAGAAATCAATCTCAACCGAAGGAGAAAAGTAGCGAATACGAAAATCTGCTTCGGGATGGTCGGACGGCATCAAAAAGGCAGACTCAGGAAGATTCAACTCATTGGCAATTTTCTGCATTTGTTGTAAAGTCAAAGTACCTGCTTCCGGGATGACTCCTGCGGGATTGCCTGCAAATGGCTCTCTCGTAAAGGCATCCACATGGTATACGCTCACATGATTCATCGTTACTTCTCTCCTTTTGTGAAACGAATGCTTCTCTTGCTTTTCATCTTAAAGTGCTGCAACCGCGCTGTAAAATGAAGCTTTCGCATACCAACCATGATAAAAACTTCATGAAAGGAGGAGCTCCATGACTTTGTTTCAAATGGAAGTCCTTGTGGCTGTCACGAACGCTGGTAACTTCACACGAGCTGGAGAACAAATCGGATTGAGCCAATCGGGAGTGAGTCATACGATCGGCGCACTGGAGAAAGAGCTCGGCATTTCCTTGTTCACCCGCAATCGCAGCGGAGTTAAGCTGACCGCAGCAGGCGAAAAAATCGTCGCCTCTGCTCGGACCATATTGGAAAACGTCTCGCTGATTAAACAGGTGGCTGCCGAATCAGGCGGGCTATCGGAGGCGACGCTCCGGATCGCTTCTTTTCCCAGCATAACCGCTCAGCTCCTGCCAACATTACTGAAGTCGATTCAGAGTCACTATCCGCATATGCAAACAAAGCTATATGAAGGAAGCTATCAAGAAATAAAAGAATGGGTTCGCTCAGGGGTTGTCGATGTCGGTTTTCATGTGTGGCCCGATGACGAGCTAGAAGGAATCCTGCTGACGACAGACGCCCTGCTTGCTGTCGTGCCAGCCAATCATCCTCTGGCAAAGGAGCGCTCTCTCACCTTGGAGCAAATAGCCCGCGAATCATTTCTCATGCCCATGGCGGGTTGTCACTTGTTGATTGGCGCGGAGTTTGCCAAGGCTGGGCTTACACCAAATGTTTCCTATGAAATCGCCGATAATACAACGATACTAGCCATGGTAGAAAGCGGTGTTGGGGTGACAGTCGTTCCTTCACTGACTCTACCATCGCAACTACCTGATGTCGCTGTCATCGAAATCACGCCGCCTCTCTCTCGGCAAATCGGCTTGGCTGTACGCTCGCTTCGAGAAGCCCCACCTGCCGTACAAGCATTTTTGCGGGAAGCAGAGCGCATTGCACCCACACTATAAAAAGGACGTGCTTCTTCGTTGAAAAAATGGCTCATTCTCCTACTTGCTCTCTGTGTGATCAGCAGTGTGATTTTAGGAATTACCATTCAAGCCGGTACGTTGGTGCCATTGATTAACCAGAGCTTTTTAATCGGTCTTTTCCTGTTGATCATTGGGAGTATTGCCGTCGTGACACGCTCTGGATTTTTCACTATTTTTCTGCGTGGATTCAAGCAGCTGAAAGGGATGTTCTTTCGCAAGCCACGTATGATGGACAGTGACATTGTTCAAGCAAACGACCCTGCTTTCGAGGAAAAGAAGGAGTCGTTCTTGCGGATCGGAACCTCGCTTTTTCTCACGTCAGGCACGGGACTGATTGTCTTCTCGATTGTTCTTACCTGTTTCTACTATTTATAATCTCACAAAGAAGGGCTGTCCCACCGATTGGGAACAGCCCTTCTTCCTCTCTTACGACTCTATCAAATGACAAGCCACCCAATGTCCGAGTTGTGCTTCCTGCCACTTCGGCACTTCTTCCGCACAACGAGGTTGTACGAGTGGGCAGCGTGTGCGAAAACCGCAGCCACTGGGCTTGTTGGCTGGACTCGGCAAATCTCCCTGCAAAACGATACGCTCTCGCTTCACCGTCGGGTCAGGCACTGGCACAGAAGAGAGCAAAGCCTGCGTATAGGGGTGCAACGGATGAGCGTACAGTTCATGGCTCGATGCAAGCTCGACCATCTTACCCAAATACATGACGCCAATCCGATTGGAAATATGTTTGACCATGGACAGATCATGCGCGATGAACAAATAGGTCAATCCGCGATCATGCTGCAAATCCTCCAATAAATTGACGACCTGGGCTTGAATCGAGACGTCGAGTGCGGAGATCGGCTCATCGGCAATGATAAATTCCGGCTCCACTGCCAACGCCCGCGCGATTCCGATCCGTTGGCGCTGTCCCCCACTGAATTCATGCGGAAAACGCTGCGCATGATCCTTATGCAAGCCCACTAGATGGAGCAGCTCCGCCACACGCTCTCGTCTCATTCCACGACTCAAATGGTGGATGTCCAAGCCCTCTGCAATGATATCCTCCACAGTCATACGCGGGTTCAGACTTGCTTGCGGGTCCTGGAAAATCATCTGGGCATCCCGATTGAACTGCCCCGCTTCTTTTCCCCGAAGCTGATGAACATTCTTCCCTTTGAACAACACTTCGCCATCTGTATGGTCATACAGGCGAATAATCGTCCGGCCTAGCGTAGACTTCCCGCAGCCACTTTCTCCGACCAGCCCGAACGTCTCCCCTTTGTTGATCGTAAACGAAACACCATCGACTGCTTTCAAATCAAATTCCGTTCCAAGCGAAAAATACTTCTTCAAATCGCGAACATCAAGCAAAGCTTCTGTCATACTCCCTGCCTCCCTGCTGCCACCAGCTCCTCTATTCGCGGTGCCCGTGGATCATGGAGCCAGCAAGCAGCCTGATGTCCACGACCGAATTCACTCGTCACGGGCATCTGCTGTTCGCATATCTCCATCGCAAAATCACAGCGGGCAGCAAACGGACAGCCGACTGGCGGATTGAACAAATCTGGCGGGCTGCCTTCGATGGGTATCAGCCGTTGCTTTTCGCCTTCATCCAGACGAGGGAGGGAGCGCATCAGTCCCCATGTATACGGATGACGCGGATTTGCAAAAACGTCCTCCACCGTCCCAGTCTCTACCACCATCCCCGCATACATGACAACCATGCGATGAGCAATCTCGGCCACTACACCCAAATCATGCGTAATAATCACGACCGACAACTCCTGTTCCTCTTGCAGTCGCTTGAGCAAATCCAAAATCTGCGCCTGAATCGTCACATCCAATGCTGTCGTCGGCTCATCAGCAATCACCAGCTTGGGTTGGCAAGCAAGAGCAATCGCAATGACCACACGCTGACGCATCCCTCCGCTGAATTGGTGCGGATACTGATCGATTCGCTTTTCCGGATCGGGAATTCCTACGAGTGAAAGCATCTCGATCGCTCTCTTTCGCGCTTCCTCTCTCGATACTTGGTGACTGCGAACGAACCCCTCTACGATTTGAGTCCCTACCTTCATCGTTGGATTGAGCGCTGTCATCGGGTCTTGAAACACCATGCCGATCTGCGTTCCGCGAATACCCAGCAGCTCTTTTTTGGGCAGGTGACTGATTTGGGCTCCTTCAAAAACAACCTTTCCCCCGACGATTTTTCCAGGTGGATTAGGGATTAATCCCATGATCGCTTGAGCCGTAACGCTCTTGCCACATCCACTCTCGCCTACGATGGCAACCGTCTCCCCTTTGTCCACGTAAAAGGACACTCCCCGTACGGCTTGAACCTCGCCACCATACGTTTTGAAATTCACTCGCAAGTTATCGATTGCCAGCAAATGCTGATTCATCCTCATTCCCCCTGTCGTCTCTAATCGCGTAGACGCGGATCAAGCGCATCCTGCAAACCGTCGCCGAATACGTTGAAGGCGAACATCGTTAGCGAGATCATCAATGCTGGGAAAAACAGTCGCCACCAATCGCCCGTCAAAATAACGCCCAAGCCATCGTTTGTCATCGTCCCCCAGCTGGCGACTGGAGCTTGTACACCGAGTCCAAGAAAGCTGAGAAAAGATTCCGCAAAAATTGCCGATGGAATCGTAAAGGTCAAATTGACGATAATGACGCCAAATGTGTTGGGAATCAGATGCTTGAGCAAAATTCGTGAAAACTTCGCTCCCAATACTTGGGCAGCCAGAATGAACTCTTGATTTTTCAATTGCAGGATTTGTCCGCGTACCAGCCGCGCCATGCCGACCCACCCCGTAGCAGACAGGGCAATAATAATCGTCAACATTCCCGGCTCCATCACAACCATGAGCAAAATGACAACCAGCAAATACGGCAGCCCATACAAAATCTCGATAATACGCATGATGATCGTATCGATGCGATCCCCTCGTTTGCCTCGTCCCGCCATATAGCCTGCAATTCCCCCGACTGTCACTCCGATGACCAGGTCGATGAATGCCGCGACAATACCAATCGTCAACGAAATCCTCGCCCCATACCACGTACGGGCAAACATGTCACGTCCCAGCTCATCCGTACCGAACCAATGCTCTGCGGAGATTTCCTGGTTTTTGGTCAGCAAACTCTGGTCGGAATAACTATACGGCACAAGATTCGGTCCAATGATCGCCATTCCAACCAGGGCGAGAATAATGAAAAGGCCGAGCATTGCCAGCTTGTTTTTCAGCAGCTTCCGAATGACCTGCTGCCCATTGCTGAGACTCGGTCGTGCAATGACATTCGCCTGCGTATTTTTCGCCAACGGGCGAAATAACGGGTCCACTTTGTGCTCCATCGCCACAGTTTATCTCTCCTTGTTGGTCAGCTTGATCCTCGGGTCAATCAGGGTGTATGCGATATCAATCAGGAAAATGGTAAAAATCAGAATCGCACTGTAAAAAATCGTCGTACCCAAAATGACCGGATAGTCACGGTTGAAAATGCCGTCTACGAAATACTTGCCAATGCCGGGAATCGCAAAGATTTTCTCCACGACAAAGGTTCCCGTTATCAAACTGGCAATCAAAGGTCCGAGAAAGGTGACCACAGGCAGAATCGCATTGCGAATTCCATGTCTGACGACGATGATAAACATAGGAATCCCCTTTGCCTCTGCTGTTCGAATGTAGTTCTGGTTCATGACTTCAATCATGCTGGCACGCATGTAGCGGGTAATGACCGCAACTGGACCAAAGGCGAGCGCCAGTGAAGGCAGTATCGTATGCAGCCATGTACCCCATGTCGCAACGGGAAAGAGCGGCAGCTTGATCGCAAAAAAATTGATCAGAAGCGGTGCCATAATGAAGCTCGGGATCGCTACACCCAATACGGCAAGCGCCATGGCAACGTAGTCCAGCCATTTGTTGCGATTGAGCGCTGCGATGATGCCCAATGATATTCCGAAAAGGAGTGCAATCCCAATCGCTTGCGCACCCAACCACGCAGATGCAGCAAAGCCATCGGAAATCATGTCATTGACTCCACGAGAGTCTGATTTGATGGATGGGCCCAAGTCGAGCATTAACAGATTTTTCAGATATAAAACGTATTGAACAGGCAACGGCTCGTCCAGGTTGTATTTGGCACGCAAATTATTGAGAATTTGCTCTGGCAGCTGATCCGACTCGGAGGCAAACGGGTTCCCCGGAATGGCATGCATCAAGGCAAACGTCAGCGTCACGATAATCCACAGAGTGACGAACATCATCAAAATACGTTTTACCAGATAGTTTGACATGGAAGTCCTCCTCGTTTACTTAGCCAGCTCGTAAATGGCATGCGCATATATCGCCATGG from the Brevibacillus brevis genome contains:
- a CDS encoding ABC transporter ATP-binding protein, which encodes MTEALLDVRDLKKYFSLGTEFDLKAVDGVSFTINKGETFGLVGESGCGKSTLGRTIIRLYDHTDGEVLFKGKNVHQLRGKEAGQFNRDAQMIFQDPQASLNPRMTVEDIIAEGLDIHHLSRGMRRERVAELLHLVGLHKDHAQRFPHEFSGGQRQRIGIARALAVEPEFIIADEPISALDVSIQAQVVNLLEDLQHDRGLTYLFIAHDLSMVKHISNRIGVMYLGKMVELASSHELYAHPLHPYTQALLSSVPVPDPTVKRERIVLQGDLPSPANKPSGCGFRTRCPLVQPRCAEEVPKWQEAQLGHWVACHLIES
- a CDS encoding ABC transporter ATP-binding protein, producing MTRSYFTKTVRLIWAHGKLWLICSIALRIILAFSPLATIWIMKEMVNEVTAIALDQTDDYQPLLWLLAGLFSVTLVTNALETVLRVLDAHTEQRLEYHLEHLVAKKAASVPLSYFDDPEFYNHHHRIRAEAMGERFLDPVERVLDLGKNLITLISYAVFLLSIHWGLAVMSLLAVIPLLIVQIKFGMSEYFLARLQTPEIREASYISSILNERDSSKEVRLFQLKDFLLGRWSRLYLKNMKEVLRLLHRREKALILSGIFTSSMYIGCLGLVVSLLRASALKVGDFVAIAQAVQNTQQLLSLMTFNLAHIVNRCLYIADLFDFLEYEDKTIPQLTGKAEFPNKLQSGITFDRVSFCYPKMERNVINEVSFTIKPGERIAIVGDNGSGKTTLVKCLMGLYPIHSGNILFDNQTIHELDISDLQRNITVIFQDFIRYNFTAGENITIGRVTQEINPAQMRQVAVETGADTFIRKLPSGYDTILGRTLQDGEDLSGGQWQKIALARALYRRGEIFILDEPTAALDPQAELEVFQQFDALTQNKTAIFISHRMAAARMADRIFVMKQGQLIEVGHHDELMDANGEYSRMYRMQAKWFA
- a CDS encoding TlpA family protein disulfide reductase, encoding MLIAINMIFLLIFAFILAKILTLLKQTQRQVHHFHPFIPETGPAIGTKLQSLPFLTLNGQEQQLNHLPRPLIVNFTHTGCGHCANHVHELLSEGRVLTDASVIISTESEQISTSQWLQENNISGIPVLIGNEPMLEAYKINHFPSVFVIDEQDVIRAKPITAVETKKKLLALAGEAV
- a CDS encoding ABC transporter permease; translation: MEHKVDPLFRPLAKNTQANVIARPSLSNGQQVIRKLLKNKLAMLGLFIILALVGMAIIGPNLVPYSYSDQSLLTKNQEISAEHWFGTDELGRDMFARTWYGARISLTIGIVAAFIDLVIGVTVGGIAGYMAGRGKRGDRIDTIIMRIIEILYGLPYLLVVILLMVVMEPGMLTIIIALSATGWVGMARLVRGQILQLKNQEFILAAQVLGAKFSRILLKHLIPNTFGVIIVNLTFTIPSAIFAESFLSFLGLGVQAPVASWGTMTNDGLGVILTGDWWRLFFPALMISLTMFAFNVFGDGLQDALDPRLRD
- a CDS encoding MauE/DoxX family redox-associated membrane protein — translated: MEELGLLFRLVLAFLFLSTFVSKISDISTHLSIVRAYQIIPYSWSKSFTYLDLGLQATVAIFLLLGFFTTLGLSLAILLLGAYTLAISINLARGRKKISCGCGGMAGNHFLSWKLVLRNLVFISLAVYVGQWSGSWASVDHYLESGRFEIANWVIAIFFSSVCISLLMAISGEISTFKHILRKRQG
- a CDS encoding PhzF family phenazine biosynthesis protein; this translates as MNHVSVYHVDAFTREPFAGNPAGVIPEAGTLTLQQMQKIANELNLPESAFLMPSDHPEADFRIRYFSPSVEIDFCGHATVGSAWLLATERGWLEKGSRIVFETNVGLIPVQLIMEEGQLQRVEMTQIKPSVNEIDLDREEVARLVGITPADLDDRYPLKLASTGNRHLLVPVRTRQAIDAAQPLLSTLAEMNREHGITTTHLFTWDAPEGYDLYTRDFAPAIGIAEDPVTGAANGALAGYLALEELLPAGKVTQLVVGQGHAIDRPGKLYVTVDRSGEEPVIRVAGEAHLTIAGQMRG
- a CDS encoding LysR family transcriptional regulator, whose protein sequence is MTLFQMEVLVAVTNAGNFTRAGEQIGLSQSGVSHTIGALEKELGISLFTRNRSGVKLTAAGEKIVASARTILENVSLIKQVAAESGGLSEATLRIASFPSITAQLLPTLLKSIQSHYPHMQTKLYEGSYQEIKEWVRSGVVDVGFHVWPDDELEGILLTTDALLAVVPANHPLAKERSLTLEQIARESFLMPMAGCHLLIGAEFAKAGLTPNVSYEIADNTTILAMVESGVGVTVVPSLTLPSQLPDVAVIEITPPLSRQIGLAVRSLREAPPAVQAFLREAERIAPTL
- a CDS encoding sigma-70 family RNA polymerase sigma factor: MNQTELAQRAISGDEDSFTLLIQESREKIYRMAFTYVRNKEDALEIVQETVYRAFISVHKLKQPQYFQTWLTKIAVNCSLDHIRKAKKVVYMDKEHEGSYEQKPREDAIDLHDALDQLDEKSRTVIMLRYFEDMPIKDIADVLDIPLSSVKSIIYRGLEKLKVNIGERESLG
- a CDS encoding ABC transporter ATP-binding protein, which codes for MNQHLLAIDNLRVNFKTYGGEVQAVRGVSFYVDKGETVAIVGESGCGKSVTAQAIMGLIPNPPGKIVGGKVVFEGAQISHLPKKELLGIRGTQIGMVFQDPMTALNPTMKVGTQIVEGFVRSHQVSREEARKRAIEMLSLVGIPDPEKRIDQYPHQFSGGMRQRVVIAIALACQPKLVIADEPTTALDVTIQAQILDLLKRLQEEQELSVVIITHDLGVVAEIAHRMVVMYAGMVVETGTVEDVFANPRHPYTWGLMRSLPRLDEGEKQRLIPIEGSPPDLFNPPVGCPFAARCDFAMEICEQQMPVTSEFGRGHQAACWLHDPRAPRIEELVAAGRQGV
- a CDS encoding DUF4179 domain-containing protein, which gives rise to MNLLDKKLDDYRQAYHDIEIPEELATVTEQAIERGKLHRKRAKARMRWLKHAGVSTAAVFVLFTVSVNTMPAFASALENVPGLGKLVKILQFNKGSAGGGTPQDAVDVSFITVQKQGDRENIILNFTQDNEVQQNASSFHVSFTEYPNTMSFAVGGARRFSAVKDFETLKQSPYIEDAYEIISLDDSLVRFHVTFKEAIAYEVKEYKEPAQVLITISPKEVSPEKQQPVYSVRTASVPYGETLGAMEESLLVADHMRVLKDKQGGYFVEAAYYRTEAEAQEKMKQLKDEFGVVEPLFVEKREYLEVPEEIVAR
- a CDS encoding DUF3899 domain-containing protein gives rise to the protein MKKWLILLLALCVISSVILGITIQAGTLVPLINQSFLIGLFLLIIGSIAVVTRSGFFTIFLRGFKQLKGMFFRKPRMMDSDIVQANDPAFEEKKESFLRIGTSLFLTSGTGLIVFSIVLTCFYYL